The DNA window caattccctcctccaacaaggtatggcctcccatggggagtcagcagagcctggtacattcagtagaggcaagtccaagcccctcctcctgcctcaaagctgttcaaggtgtcccaccataggtagtgggctccaaaaagctagctcatgcaccagggatggatcctaatcctactgccagggggcccctaagcagatcaagctacacaattgtcttgcttatgcagacggcctagtccagtcccatggagactccacagctcttggtctaaagttcatgagttcccactagtttgatttggttgtctctgtaggtttccccatcatgatcctgatgcacttgctcatagaatccctcttccctctccttgactgaactcctggagctcggcctggtgcttggccatggctctctgcatctgtttccatcagttactagataagggctctatgatgacagtaagGGCATTCATCAATCTGATCACCAGGGTagaccagctcaggcaccctctccactattgctagtagtctaagctggggtcatccctgtagatttctgggaacttccctagcacccagtttctccctatccccatgatgtctccctttatcatggtatctctttcattgctttcccactccatgcctgttccagctcaaccatcccactcccttatgttctcatccccatcccctaccctccattgccctcccacccccagtttactcatggagatctcatctatttcccctaccTAGGCtggtccatgtgtccctcttagggtcctccttgttagccaacttctctggagctgtgggttgttgtgtggttgtcctttgctttacatctagtatccactcaggagtgagtacataccatgtttgtccttctgagtctgggttacctcactcaggatgacattttctagttccatccatctgcctAGTGCCACCATTCTTAACCTGTGAGTCGTAACCCCTTTAGGGTTGAATGACctcttcacaggggtcacctaagactatcagaaaacacaggtatttacattacaattcataacagtagcaaaattacagttatgaagtagcaatggaaataatgttatggctggGGGTTACCAcgtatgaagaactgtattaaagggtcacagcattaggaaggttgcgaGCCTCTGCTCTAGAGGAACTGGGAGAATACATGGAAAGTGTCCAGCATAACATCTGGCAGACACCAAGTGAAGACAATCTCCAGCTGTTGCCACTACTCTGGTGCTTCATTCTGGTGGCTCAGGGCTGCCATTTTAACCTGCTTTTACAAATTGGAATTGACCTCAAAGGCACAGGTATCCATGAGGAGTCGGGAAAAAGTGATGAGGGTACAAAATTTCTCTGTGATTACTTCCAATCCttttaattgaagaaaatattataaTTCCATGTGTCTTCAATGATCAGTTGGAGGAAAAGTGTAACTTAAATATCTCTCCTTATTAATGTTCACTGTTGATACAAACGATAAAAGGAGGAGAGTCAGGTTGATGTGGAACACACCATGGATTCAGAGGGAATCAATTCTGGCACCACCTCTACCTTAGACAGATTAGTTAAggctcagcctcagtttcttctatAAAAGATGAATAATAGCACTATGAAATAGGCCCAAgtagtccctctctctctccttttctctctatcAGTttactgtatattgcctttattatgttgaggtaaaTATCCCTAATATCCCtcgtatccctaatctctccaggacttttatcatggaggcatgttaaattttgtcaaaggcttttcagcatctaaagaGATGAtcatatgtggtttttttttctttcagtttgtttatatggtgattacattgactgattatcatatgttgaactatccctgcatctctgggatgaagcctatttgatcatggtggatgatctttttgaagtGTTCTTGGATTCACTTTACAAGTATTTGAACCTAAGATTTTTTGATGCAGTAATGAAGCTATGTAATCCTTACTGGGACAGCTGGGAAGAGCCCTCGATTTCCttaccctcttccctcttctgtaCCTCACAATCACCCAAGAGAGATCTTGAGGTATCCCCATGTGATGTGGACTCAGCTAGGCATGGAACCTACATGTGGCACTCTACTCCACTGATTCTGGGGAGTCATTTCTCACCTCTCTTAGGAGCTTGGCTTCCCTTTGATGTTGTGATTTATgtgtttcatgtgcattggtgttttacctgcatgtatgtctgtgtgagggtgtctggaactggagttacagacagttgtgaactgccctatgggtcctgggaattgaacccaggtcctctagaagagtaaccattgctcttaaccactgagccatctctccattcctgaCTTTCTTTAATCTTGTAAGTCTGGATGAATACTAAAACATCCTTAAGTTCTTTTCTCAAGACAACCTTAGCCACTATGATATGAACTCAACACTAAGACCATGGAAATTGCCAAATACATAACTAAGCATTTCTTTCAATTAATATTTCCAATTACACCTTCATTTAGTATAATATCAGCCAAGGATTTCTGCATGAATTAATATCAACCCAAAGTTTTCTgcaactgggcggtggtggttcatgcctttaattcgatctctgtgagttcgaggccagactggtctacaaagtgtgttccaggatagccagagctgttacacagagaaatcctgccttgaaaaaccaaaaaaaaaaaaaaggaggagaaggagggggaggaagaagaaaaagaagaggaagaagaaggaggagaggaaggaggaggaggagaaaaggagaaggaaggagaaggagaagacgaagaagaagaagaagaagaagaagaagaagaagaagaagaagaagaagaagaagaagaagaagaagaagaagaaatgttttCTACATAAACTGTACCCATGGTTGGGACACTGACTCCTTCAAAACACCTGGGGAGTGACTTTCAGTAAGGGTGCTGGCTGTAATTGAACACATAATTGTTACTGAAATGTCTCAGGTTGCATTTTAACATTTCCATGTTTATGTCTCACACAGGGCTAATTTCAGGACTGGTTCCAATGTACATTGGTGAAATCGCTCCAACCACGCTCCGAGGTGCCCTGGGCACTCTTCACCAACTGGCCCTGGTCACAGGCATTCTCATTAGTCAGGTGAAATCTCCTCATCCCTGACTTTAGCCCTGTCTacctcatctcccctcccccgACCGTCCCTTCTCTCTGCACACTACCATGGCCGGGAAGGAGGGTCCAACAGTGGAAAAAGGCAGTGGGAAAAGCTGGCTTTTTAGCTCAAAGGTGAATTATATCCAATCCTTACATCATACTTGGAGCTATTGGTGAGGTTAGCAATACATGGGAAAGTCCCAATGCTATCCTAGAATTAACATTTGAATTTCAAGAAATAGCCAACTCTAGATTTTTAACTGTctgagttttctttgttttgagtgAGCTACctggaaatttaaatttaaacaattATAAAAGATCTTCTTCAGCtggctctctctttcccctctacCCTCTGGCCTCAGAAGGATCTTTGGAACCCCACACTTAAGATATCTGAAAGGAAGCCTGTGAACCACTGCAATTGGTATGATAAACCTGGTCGGCATTATGTAACTGTTGTCATAAATCTGCGCGTCATTACATAATTGTTCTATGAAATATTTGAGGTCTATATAACCTAAGAAGGGATTTTAAAGCAAGCTGCAAgtcatgcctctctctctctctctctctctctctctctctctctctctctctctctctctctctctgtgtgtgtgtgtgtgtgtgtgtgtgtgtgtatgttgcacATGTTCATGTACATGTACAATATGAGTGTCTGTAGAGTCCAGAGGCTGATATCAGGTGTCCTCCTCTGTCATTCTCCACCTTGTTTCTGATCTGCTGAAATTGAGTTTGCTGTTCAGGTAGActagctggctagtgagctccagggatctgcttgtaTCTGTATTCTTCCAGGACCAGTGCTACAGACACACATTACCACACCTAGCAGCAATTCAAACAATATAATTCCATCTGGTTGCTTCCAAGAACACTATGTGTTTTGCTTTTGACGTCAAGTGTGTCTTTAAAAGTTGAGTTGATCTCCAGCATAACCATCCAATTGGAGTGAATGAAGACAAGCATAGCTGAGTTCTTTACTAACAAATTGCTCTTGATTTGGTTAAAATGGGACTCACTAATTACAGCCTCGCCTTTGTGCCAATATGAACTAACAGTCAAGGATCACAATTAAAAAGCCAATGCATTTTCTCATGAGTTGCTATAGCAGGCAGGCCCAAAGTACTGGGCATCCGATGTGCTCCTTCCTTGTCTTTTCAGATAGCCGGCCTCAGCTTTATTCTGGGCAACCAGGATCATTGGCACATCCTACTTGGACTATCTGCCGTACCAGCTCTCTTACAGTGTCTActactcctcttctgtccagaaagcccGCGGTACCTTTatataaagctgggaagaggaaatcaaaGCGAAGAAAAGTGAGTGTATGGGGAACTCCCCGCTTCTATTACTGAGGAATTAGCGGCTAATACCAAATAGTATGTGTGAATGGCTGCTCATAAAATCAACATGAGGACTTTGTAGATGAAGTCGATGATTGCTCAGAAGAACACACAGATATGGCTGCTGTGTTGTATTACTTAGACGTGCCTGGCATAGTGTACATTTGCTGGGCTTAACCAGAGGCGCCTAATCCACCCTTCAGAACTGTGCTTTTGTGATGAGGAgcatagttctctctctctctctctctctctctctctctctctctctctccagatgaAGTCAgatgttcttcttttctttctttttttttttctttttttttttttttcttttttttggtttttcgagacagggtttctctgtgNNNNNNNNNNNNNNNNNNNNNNNNNNNNNNNNNNNNNNNNNNNNNNNNNNNNNNNNNNNNNNNNNNNNNNNNNNNNNNNNNNNNNNNNNNNNNNNNNNNNNNNNNNNNNNNNNNNNNNNNNNNNNNNNNNNNNNNNNNNNNNNNNNNNNNNNNNNNNNNNNNNNNNNNNNNNNNNNNNNNNNNNNNNNNNNNNNNNNNNNCTTTACCTGGGTTCTCTTTACATGGTTGTTATCAGTTTTTAACACAATGGAGCTGTTCGCTTGTGTGTACATGTTATGCGGTTATACATTAACAAAAAGTTTAGAAATTAAGCAAATAAAGGAAATGAAGTAGTGGAGTTTTCAGCTAAAGCCAAGAACTTTGAAGCAACCAGGAGCTTTAAACACTGAAGGAGACTTGTCTGAGGAGAGGGTGGGGGTAAACTTGAGAGGATTCTAGAGAGCATGGTtccacaaaaactaaaaataaacagcCACACGCCTTGCTTTGGGGACCTCAGCTGGAGGCTCCCCTTAAGCCTGGCCTGTTCTTACTTTGCAGATATTTTACTACTCAACCAGCATTTTCCAGACAGCTGGGGTCAGCCAGCCTGTGTATGCCACCATAGGCGTGGGTGCCATCAACATGATCTTCACTGCTATCTCTGTAAGTCGCTAGCCTGACGAGCACTGGGCTCGTTCTTGGCCCAGGAGTGCAGGTGGCAGGGTGACTTATGATTACAGTATCAGCAACTTTGTCCACGTGCATTGTGTGCGAACAGAGAAGTGAACAATGGGGAAAGTCCTGTGCATGCACCAGCTCTAAGATGAGGCTGGCTGGGATGGTGAGTCACTGGCTCTCCCACTGTGGAGGGTGccagtcattcattcatttggtgAGTTAATAACTCACTGGCAAGACTTTCTCTCTCTATGAGACTCTAGGTTCTGGTTCTTCTCTCTTTAAACACCTCAGGGCCGGCTGACAGCTTGCCATTACAGCAACATTGGGCAATTCCCTAGCCTCTCCCTGACTGGTGGAGATAGTTCATCCTGGTATCCTggggaaaacatttaaaaagctaATAGATAACTAAGCTTGTAAACAGAATTAAACAAACTTGGCAAATTCCTATGATGTTAGATCACTGGGCAGAACTTCCAGGCAGTTCACAAGTAAATAGCTCCTAGTGATACATTCCAATATGTAGTAAAATATGAAATTTCATTGCCTTCCCTATTccaacaaaagaaagaagttatttacttttttaaagccAAGGACTAGTTTGATATTTTGACATAATAAGAAGTCTTTATACTTCTCAACTAATGAAATTCACTCAAAATGAAACTAACTTGACTGATTCTTACCTTTGAATACAACATATTCAAAACACTtttgagttggttttttttttttttttttttttttttggtttttcgagacagggtttctctgtgtagctttgcgcctttcctgaactcacttggtagcccaggctggcctcgaactcacagagatctgcctgcctctgcctcccaagtgctgggattaaaggcatgtaacgTTGGTTGGAATACTATACTCAGCTCATTTTGCCACTTGGTTTCTTATTGTTTGTATACAACTTCAACTATTACCTTGGGGTGGTCAATAAATTACAGCCTGGCTCCCCAGACTTTGTCACAGAGTGCTGGACCTTGGAGAGCAAAAAGAGCGCAAACCAAACAGAATACTGTGTTTCTACACTCTCCACTCCAGAGACAGCACCATCCAAGCCAAAGGCTGCTGCAATCGGTAAAGGCCGTTACTGGGCACAGTCCAAGGGACTCTTTGTCCTTTTTTCTCCTGAAAATGGTATTTTCTACAAAATGGACATTATTATTAAAACATGTTGCTTAAAATAGGATTTGCTATATAAAGCATCATGTTGTTAAGGTTGGGTAACTCaaattctgaggaaaaaaaaaaaacaaagaaaaaattgtgCAGAATTTTGTTTCTTCCCTCTGTACCCAAACTCACTGAATGGAGGAGCAGTTTAATcaataattattataaattataaacataataTGCATCTTAATTATTTTGAATATGGAGCATTTTgtgttcattcttttcttttacaaaagtctTAAAGTAGATGGCTGACACACAAAGAAAATCAGTTCTAATCACTTCATTAGAACTCCACAATTACAGAAAGCATTGAAGTATTTGACTTAGGTTTTCCAAATAGTGGTGGTAGACACTTGTGAtcgtagcactcaggaggccgaggcaggtggatctcaagtCCATGTACAGCAAGGCTCCACACAAGACATTGTAGTAAACCAAACCATGACAAAGCACAACAAAGGAGATTAGTTTTGTCTCCCTGAACTTGAAAACAAGTTGTGCAGAAAGAATCAGcactcatggatttttttttccactaacCCAGGAGCAACATAAATCATCTAGCCCATTTTTTCTGAGTGCTTGAGAAACAAAGACATTCCCAGCTATACTGTGAATGATGTCCAGGCTCTATGCTTTCATCCATAGTGATGAGCTGATGGAAGGGTGCTTACAATCTTGAGAAAAGcacaaaacaggaagaaaggTGGGGTACTGAGGGGCTGGATGGCTCTCGGAGCAAAGCAGTAGCTGCATAGCTCCAGCAAGGCACCAGGGCCCGAGGGGTGTGCAGACTGGGCAGAAGTGAGGGCTGTGGTCCAGCAGAAGTCCCAGTGCTGGGCCCTGCTTCTCCACTGCTCATGTGCATTTGAGTGTCACCTAGCCTCCAGGAGAGAATGCAACTCAATTTTCAACACACACTTTTTTAGCTTTTATTATCCAGTTAATATTTTTCATAGACAGAAGAAATTTCCTGCAGAAATATTCCTGTTTCTCATATCCTGATAATACTATGTCAACATCATGTGTCATTCCTCTAGCTTTGAAAGAGCCAAAAAtgtatgagggctggagagatggcccagtggttaaaagcactgggtgctcttccagagggcctgagttcaattcccagcacccgcccATCTTCTtagttcacaaccacctttaactccagttccaggggatttgatggcCCACTTCTGCCTACAGGCACTGTGGGAATATGATGTGCAGACATACAAGCACATAAAGCAccacatatgtaaaatgaaataatttttaagaaatatatagGAATGTTTTTCTCGCTTACTTCTTAGTAAGGAAAGGTAGGCGCTCGGCTTGTCATCCTTTCTAGAGTGATCTGAAACACAGGTCTGAGTGTGCCTCTGAGACAAGGGCTTTCACGGCAGgtgaaaacaaatgaaatgctCCACAGATGTCTGCAGACACAGAGCTCAGCCTGCTCTGGGTGTTGCTTTGCTGTTGACTCACTTAGATTGATGAGCATGGCCAGTTCGCTCACCGAGATGGGAaattatggggtgtgtgtgtgtgtgtgtgtgtgtgtgtgtgtggccagtgTTGACAAGATCTCAAGGGTCAGCTCTGGTCAAAAAATGTTGATCTTGGCTAATAGTCAATCTTACTGATGCAAAGATTCATAACTCAAAGACTGATGATAGGTCTCCTCGGTCACCATGAAGAAGCACTGTAACATCTTGCTGTGATGTCTTCTCTTTCCAAATACACAGCAGTTTACTCCCACCACAGGTATGTGTAAGCACACCAGGGAAACACAGAGCTCATTGTTTTGGTGCAGTGATCACATTCACTGTACATCCTCAGGTAACCAGTCATAACCTGACTTCACTCAACACTGAGAAGCTGGATGAGAATGGTTGACATCTGAACAGCTGTACTGTCTCAGATGTCTGTGGCACATGAAACCTGGTAATGATTAAATGAGCAAGTGAGAAACCTGGTCACCGTTTCCTTTTTAACAGTTCTTCTCCTTGAATCCAGGGCCTGTGTATACGAGGCAAGTAAGCTGCCCCTGAGCTACCACCCCAGCCCTGATAAATGTACATCTTTCACAGCTTCACTGTAGAGATAGTCCTGTGAGGCACCAGGATGTACAGCCTCTCACTCCTGTATTCAAAGGGACGGCCCCAGAGTGTTGGGAACTTCTCAAGTCAATGTGGTCAAATGAAGCCCATGTTTAACTACCACTGTCTGCTGAGGCTAGCACCGTCATCACACACAAGTtgcacatctgtaaaatggggtcaCAGCCCGTCTCCACCCCACTACATACAATAAGACAAGCTCCTTACTGGGAAAGTGTACAAGTACAGAGACAGCATCGCTTGGCACAGGATACTGAGATGATACGTTAACTTCCCTAGGTACTGCTGGTGGAGAAGGCCGGGCGGAGGTCCCTGTTTCTAGCTGGAATGGTTGGGATGTTTTTCTGCGCCATCTTCATGTCTGTGGGCCTTGTGCAGCTGGTGAGTTTGCTCCCTGGACACAGGCAAacatctctggcctccaggttAGAGAGCTCTACACGTAACAAGTGCTTGAGACTGACTTATGAAGTAAACAAAGAGGAGAAAGGCAAGGGAAAGGGGAACCATGTTCTTGGAGTTAGAGACTGGAGTGCCAGCATGCCACTTCCTGTCCAGGGCAGCAGAATTGCTGCATGGGTGGGTGGCTGCCTGCGGGTATAACCATGGGCAGGTCCCTGAacctccctcctgccccagcGTCTTAACCCTGCCCTTCACAGCGAGTCAAACCTGTCTGGCCATCTTGGTAGGAAGATCATAGGATTCTGGGTCTTCTTGATTGTCACAGGGAAAGATTAACTATGGAACAAAATTCAAAAAGCCCTAATGCAAGAGATTGGCTGGGCAGGGGCTCCAAATACAGAAGCAAGATTTGGGTTAGACTAACTTGTTTCAACCAGAGTAACTTGAACttgataaaaaataaacacttaaGGTTAGAGAGCTGCCCCCAGCTCTGCGCTCAGCCTGAGAGAACTCAGAAGCTGCTAGACTCAGGAAGGCTGCAGCCGACGGCCGCCTGTCCCGCTTACAACTTTCCCTTCGTCTTCAGGATAAATTCTCCTGGATGAGTTACGTGAGCATGGCAGCCATTTTCCTCTTCGTCGGTTTCTTTGAGATTGGACCAGGTCCGATCCCTTGGTTCATGGTTGCTGAATTTTTCAGCCAAGGACCCCGCCCCACTGCTCTGGCCCTGGCCGCCTTCAGCAACTGGTTTTGCAATTTCATTATCGCTCTCTGCTTCCAGTACATCGCGGTAAGCGCCCACACTGTGCATGCCCCGAGGACCCGGCAGGCCGTGCAGCTGCTGACCACATCTGTTTGCTCTCCTTGCAGGATTTCTGCGGGCCTTACGTGTTCTTCCTCTTCGCTGGGGTCGTCCTGGCCTTCACcctgtttacattttttaaagttccaGAGACCAAAGGAAAGTCTTTTGAGGAAATCGCTGCAGAATTCCGGAAGAAAAGTGGTTCGGCCCCACCACCCAAAGCTGCTGTACAAATGCAATTCCTGGGGGCTTCAGAGACTGCCTGAGGGTGACCTGTCTAAAGCCCAGGGACAGAGGACAGGGGACCACGTGTTCCCTCTTAACCAATCCCTTCAAGAGTGTACGCCTACACCCACGAGTTTTGTTTTATATCCTTTGAAGGATTTGTAGACTGATCAGAAATGTCAACAAATATTACcaaagaaagtatatttttttaacttagagAATCTATTTTTTGACGGTAAAACTCCTAATAAAGTAAACCAACAGGGCTGTTGTTATTTTGATACTCTACAGGGAAAGTGTGTTATGATCTTCCTAGCCCTGTTcgttttttttaaactgaaattgAAGTGCTTTTAATATAACACATCACTGCTTTTTGAAGCGTGTGACTACTGAAGCTGCAAGTGATATCTATATATTTAAACATGATTAAATTGGAATTTTCTTAGTCACAGGTCTGACGCTGAAGGACATGGCTGTGTCCGCAAGGCTCGTGTGCAACTGACATTACTGTTATCCTTCCTCGGCCTCTCTCACTGTATTAGCGTTTGTGTTttgcttaaaattatttttccatattttataTAGAATAGCTGAGTATATTAAACTATATTTATGATGAAAAACTATTTTATAGCTACCAAAATCTTCCTATagtaagagaaaacattttagtTTCTTTGATGTATTTTGTAATTAACACTCATCTTTCCTAGCTGCAGAGCCTAGATTATCAGTTAATATTAGTGTCTAAACCGTGTTAGTTCCTCACCTCTTCAGTCCTTTGTGCTGTActtttacttgttttattttatttgcccaCTAGCGTTTTTGTCTGAGGTGTTATAAGACACACTTAAACCATCAGGAGTCAGGCATTTTGTATCCAAACTCTAAATAAATTGGATCAATCTCACAGGGAAGTTTGGAATAACAGGTTGctctatttgtttaaaaaaaatttttaattaagatttgtCAGAAGAAGTTGATTTTCAGACCTAATAAAAAACCCTCTTTAATTTCTCTGGAAACACCAACTGGGCTTCCTGGCTCGCAATAGTCATTCCTTTTCAACTTTGTCTCTGTCTTTACCATGCACAGGTCCTTTATAAACTACCCTCTTGATGGCACTAACATCCACTGTGCCCTCACGTGTGTGGACAGATTGGAAATACTGTCCCTAATTACAGGTAGGGACACACAGGCAACCAAAATGTCTCCAAGCTGTTTTCCCTACAAAGTAGAGCAGATCAATCActcatggatggatgaatgatggctggctggctggctggctggctggacagaCAGATGTATGTTGGCAGAAAACTATTAATTTTTTCATCTGGGGGAGGGATAAGTCAATGTTTCAcgcagcccaggctgggctcttGAACTCCTGTCCccacttcccaagtgccaggattacagacctgtgccaccaaACCCACCCAGTGAAAAGCACCTGTCAAAAACGTACTCCTGACACATGGAAAACCTCACTGAAcacatttcttttcctccttcctgtctctcttccttcctccctccctccttccctctccccaacccATCTCTCTATTTGTTTAAGAAAGGGTTTGTGTAGTGATCAGTGATCTGGAacccctgtgtagaccaggctgtcctccaacttgtgttaatcctcctgcctctgcctccagggtgtggaattacaggtgagtgccaccatgcttgactctttcttgtgttttgtttgcttattctTGGTCAGACTTGTTCACATACATGCAGTCCAAACCAACaggaaattatttctatttttttttactttgattttttttttttactcctttgTGGACAATttgggtgacttttttttttaacttgaaattTCAGGAGCCAACCAAAAGTAAGTTTAAGCTGTGGAGACTTTTTGCTAGGCTCTGTCCGTGCGAGGCATGGCTCTAATCCTCTACTGCATTCAGAATGCTGAGCCTCTGGAAGCTCATGGTTCCAATAAGTGATGAAGGGCTGAATATTTTTACATGGATGGATGTGCTTTCTACCAAATCATGGTCCCTGCCCCTTCTCTGAGAGAATAAAGTAGCGAAGTTTTTCAAAGGAATCCCAAAGATCACTTTTAAGTTATAACTAGTTATTTTTAACTGACCTCAAATTCAAGATATTCCAATCCTCAAGTTTTCTGTCTCAGAAATGTAAGTATCCTACATTGTACCCTGGCTAAGATGGGCATTCCCCATTCACACTGC is part of the Peromyscus eremicus chromosome 6, PerEre_H2_v1, whole genome shotgun sequence genome and encodes:
- the Slc2a2 gene encoding LOW QUALITY PROTEIN: solute carrier family 2, facilitated glucose transporter member 2 (The sequence of the model RefSeq protein was modified relative to this genomic sequence to represent the inferred CDS: deleted 1 base in 1 codon), with translation MSEDKITGTLAFTVFTAVLGSFQFGYDIGVINAPQDVIMSHYQHVLGIAVDDRRATSNYAVNSTDSPLIATPAYATTPPWAEEEAAGSVHLITMLWSLSVSSFAVGGMVASFFGGWLGDRLGRIKAMLAANSLSLTGALLMGCSKFGPSHILIIAGRSVSGLYCGLISGLVPMYIGEIAPTTLRGALGTLHQLALVTGILISQIAGLSFILGNQDHWHILLGLSAVPALLQCLLLLFCPESPRYLYIKLEEEIKAKKNEVDDCSEEHTDMAAVLYYLDIFYYSTSIFQTAGVSQPVYATIGVGAINMIFTAISVLLVEKAGRRSLFLAGMVGMFFCAIFMSVGLVQLDKFSWMSYVSMAAIFLFVGFFEIGPGPIPWFMVAEFFSQGPRPTALALAAFSNWFCNFIIALCFQYIADFCGPYVFFLFAGVVLAFTLFTFFKVPETKGKSFEEIAAEFRKKSGSAPPPKAAVQMQFLGASETA